In one Pseudodesulfovibrio tunisiensis genomic region, the following are encoded:
- a CDS encoding tetratricopeptide repeat protein encodes MRRLFPIFLILLLGQMLVFSGPARAATDEENPYPLAIGNNQPPQTYPFVVEGDDPRVARARILTQTGDLDKAIALYEHILKDRPGDADILSLYVELLIDRGDYEKALTTLGHWLRGDPASPDGLRLMGTLRARAGQYEESVRFYDSLLQIRSESGAALVDSAFTRQDAGDWSRAINDFSHALELDPDNADASEALRTLLLEHRPRLDMGVSHVDQTTGWYRLWPVKFSMHPDAPTRLELGVTMGQIHRKADDGAERVDRTVWDRWARVTRTVNQDWDVILGLGVHDDGSHGFAQEAGLGYRPSFGGQTVIMYERSKPYYDSVEGAARHMTFNRARFRYEGFFNDSWGMGLDAYVQDYGIDDGTDYGRRKGVEFALTKKISDQPGLYLTYSFLRTNFDYENDANTPVDFLKSEAVHTLSAFHEHSLTPFLGYTLSGGARKDQFKPQVTFFWSGGLIVKLHDRVEWRSGYEYTSDSGDAGGGISRTLNSSISIVF; translated from the coding sequence ATGCGAAGACTGTTTCCGATTTTTCTCATTCTCCTGCTCGGACAGATGCTCGTCTTCAGCGGCCCGGCACGGGCGGCCACGGACGAGGAGAATCCGTATCCTCTTGCAATCGGAAATAATCAGCCGCCTCAGACATATCCCTTTGTAGTGGAAGGCGATGATCCGCGCGTGGCCCGGGCAAGAATCCTGACGCAGACCGGGGACCTCGACAAGGCCATTGCCCTGTATGAACACATCCTCAAGGACCGCCCCGGCGACGCGGACATCCTCTCCCTGTATGTGGAGCTGCTCATCGACCGCGGGGATTACGAAAAGGCCTTGACCACGCTCGGCCACTGGCTCAGGGGTGATCCAGCCTCGCCGGACGGACTGCGGCTCATGGGGACGTTGCGCGCCAGGGCCGGGCAGTACGAGGAAAGCGTCCGATTCTACGACTCCCTGTTGCAAATCCGCTCGGAATCCGGCGCGGCACTGGTGGATTCCGCATTCACGCGACAGGATGCGGGCGACTGGTCCCGGGCCATCAACGACTTTTCCCACGCACTGGAACTGGACCCGGACAATGCGGACGCATCCGAAGCGCTCCGCACCCTGCTGCTGGAACACAGGCCACGCCTTGACATGGGCGTGTCCCACGTGGACCAGACAACAGGCTGGTACCGGCTCTGGCCCGTGAAATTTTCCATGCACCCGGATGCGCCCACGCGTCTGGAACTGGGCGTCACCATGGGCCAGATTCACCGCAAGGCGGATGACGGAGCCGAACGCGTTGACCGCACGGTTTGGGACCGCTGGGCACGCGTCACCCGCACCGTGAATCAGGACTGGGACGTGATTCTCGGGCTGGGGGTTCACGACGACGGCTCGCACGGCTTTGCTCAGGAGGCCGGGCTGGGCTACCGCCCGTCCTTTGGCGGCCAGACCGTGATCATGTACGAACGGAGCAAGCCCTATTACGATTCCGTGGAGGGCGCGGCCCGGCACATGACCTTCAATCGCGCCCGATTCCGGTACGAAGGCTTTTTCAACGACTCCTGGGGAATGGGCCTCGATGCCTATGTCCAGGACTACGGCATAGATGACGGCACGGACTACGGAAGACGAAAGGGCGTGGAGTTCGCCCTGACCAAAAAGATTTCCGATCAGCCCGGCCTCTACCTCACATACTCGTTTCTGCGCACCAATTTCGACTATGAAAACGACGCGAACACGCCTGTGGATTTCCTGAAATCCGAGGCAGTTCATACGCTCTCGGCCTTTCACGAACACTCCCTCACCCCCTTTCTCGGCTACACGCTCTCCGGCGGAGCGCGCAAGGACCAGTTCAAACCTCAGGTAACTTTTTTCTGGTCCGGTGGATTAATTGTCAAACTCCATGATAGGGTGGAATGGAGGTCCGGGTACGAATACACCTCGGACAGCGGAGATGCCGGAGGCGGCATTTCCCGAACCCTGAATTCATCGATCAGTATCGTGTTCTGA
- a CDS encoding GAF domain-containing protein: MLHRGGRSDARRIFLVEALLGLGIITVVNMLFYRANPGFIDVAPHPYWLVVVPIAVRYGFTGGLMAGLISGLAYFGFKIISIPDVSIVEATSFDVWGKPLLLISVGAILGEIRQLQISELNELRTERDELRSTCDRQREQYEALSKAKEEVDTRIVSQEHTLATLYEATQSLRTLNAEGIYSAILDLLQDYVHADESTIFIREDNTLVLRGAQVAPDRIVPETIPLDQAESMIVKAVTTGKPQSLNMELLDQGAPDSTLIAAPITTADDKHVMGVVVVEKMPFVKFSPTAIQMTALIADWCGASLENALLYNETRDKLIADEVIDAYRFEYLNRRLDEEFNRARRYDLDLSLIILDLPGLEELEADDLQSVLAEMSVVLKSSIRNIDLLFLNNRPGSFVLLLPTTSMEGARVVVRNLNRAFQALPASGRMGALRSLRAGLSAYRTGMEKPGELYEDATRKTSYVRFEN, translated from the coding sequence ATGCTGCACAGGGGGGGGCGTTCGGACGCCAGAAGAATCTTTCTCGTGGAAGCGCTTCTGGGCCTCGGCATCATCACCGTGGTCAACATGCTGTTCTATCGGGCCAATCCCGGGTTCATCGACGTGGCCCCGCATCCCTACTGGCTCGTGGTCGTCCCCATTGCCGTGCGCTACGGCTTCACGGGCGGGCTCATGGCCGGACTGATCTCCGGTCTCGCGTATTTCGGCTTCAAGATCATCTCCATTCCGGACGTCTCCATTGTCGAGGCGACCTCGTTCGACGTATGGGGCAAGCCTCTGCTCCTGATCTCGGTGGGGGCCATTCTCGGCGAAATCCGCCAGCTTCAGATTTCCGAACTCAACGAACTCAGGACGGAACGGGACGAACTGCGTTCCACCTGCGACCGCCAGCGCGAACAATACGAAGCCCTGAGCAAGGCCAAGGAAGAGGTGGACACCCGCATCGTGTCGCAGGAGCACACGCTGGCCACACTGTACGAGGCCACCCAGTCCCTGCGCACGCTCAATGCCGAGGGAATCTATTCCGCCATTCTGGATCTGCTTCAGGATTACGTGCATGCGGACGAGAGCACCATCTTCATCAGGGAGGACAACACGCTCGTGCTCCGGGGCGCACAGGTTGCCCCGGATCGGATCGTACCCGAGACCATCCCGCTGGATCAGGCCGAAAGCATGATCGTCAAGGCCGTGACCACGGGCAAGCCCCAATCCCTGAACATGGAACTGCTGGACCAGGGAGCCCCCGATTCCACCCTGATCGCCGCCCCCATCACCACGGCGGACGACAAGCATGTAATGGGCGTGGTGGTGGTGGAAAAGATGCCGTTCGTGAAATTTTCGCCCACAGCCATCCAGATGACCGCCCTGATCGCGGACTGGTGCGGCGCAAGTCTGGAAAACGCCCTGCTCTACAATGAAACCCGGGACAAGCTCATCGCGGACGAGGTCATCGACGCCTACCGCTTCGAATACCTGAACCGAAGGCTGGACGAGGAGTTCAACCGGGCCAGACGGTACGATCTGGACCTGTCACTGATCATTCTGGACCTTCCGGGGCTCGAAGAGCTGGAAGCCGACGACCTGCAAAGCGTGCTGGCGGAAATGAGCGTGGTGCTCAAGAGCAGCATACGCAACATCGATCTGCTGTTCCTGAACAACCGTCCCGGTTCGTTCGTGCTGCTTCTGCCCACCACGAGCATGGAAGGCGCGCGAGTGGTGGTGCGCAACCTGAACAGAGCATTTCAGGCGCTTCCGGCCAGTGGCAGGATGGGGGCGCTCCGCTCCCTGCGCGCCGGACTCAGCGCCTATCGCACGGGCATGGAAAAGCCCGGGGAACTCTACGAAGACGCAACGCGCAAGACCAGCTATGTCCGATTTGAGAACTAG
- a CDS encoding tetratricopeptide repeat protein, with protein MSDLRTRVRRRAAARFLIMAALAALFESLALYVAGSDLFVPTVKWPAAALLHICAAASFLIFRKRPRGLAGLGHYLPKLCGILTLFLPLAGLVGSVLSVMGAHILLESKGLATHMEGHEYRGDTLLERIETQDSAQILREEISIQPIIDIMSGEDMNLKRGAINLLRRMGTAEAVGMLKNSLTDPAPEVRFYAHTALARLEEKRIDALQEAERKAASEKPEDLRILAMAYRDYADSGLPEQTMREHYWAQAYEIGTRVLFSKPDDIELTLMLADLAYERGEPLVAEGFYANMLNLGKGMMEAYLGLCRIKFEQGDMLELRHLVQSMRETDPQPSENPAARTAYAFWASSGEAS; from the coding sequence ATGTCCGATTTGAGAACTAGAGTCCGCAGACGCGCAGCGGCCAGGTTCCTGATCATGGCCGCATTGGCCGCGCTGTTCGAATCCCTCGCCCTGTACGTGGCGGGGTCGGACCTGTTCGTACCGACAGTGAAATGGCCCGCAGCCGCGCTCCTGCACATCTGCGCCGCGGCGTCCTTTCTCATCTTCCGCAAACGCCCGCGCGGGCTGGCCGGTTTGGGCCACTACCTGCCGAAGCTCTGCGGGATACTCACGCTCTTCCTGCCTCTCGCCGGACTCGTCGGCTCGGTGCTCTCGGTCATGGGCGCACACATCCTGCTGGAATCCAAGGGATTGGCAACGCACATGGAAGGCCATGAATACCGGGGCGACACCCTGCTGGAACGCATCGAGACACAGGACTCGGCGCAGATTCTGCGCGAGGAGATCAGCATCCAGCCCATCATCGACATCATGTCCGGGGAGGACATGAACCTGAAGCGCGGAGCCATCAACCTGCTCCGACGCATGGGAACCGCCGAGGCCGTGGGCATGCTCAAGAACAGCCTGACCGATCCCGCCCCGGAAGTCCGCTTCTATGCCCACACGGCCCTTGCCCGGCTGGAGGAAAAGCGCATCGACGCACTTCAGGAGGCGGAACGCAAGGCCGCCTCGGAAAAGCCCGAGGACCTGCGCATTCTGGCCATGGCCTATCGCGACTATGCCGATTCCGGCCTGCCCGAACAGACCATGCGCGAACACTACTGGGCGCAGGCCTATGAAATAGGCACACGGGTGCTGTTCTCGAAACCCGATGATATCGAACTCACCCTGATGCTGGCCGACCTTGCCTACGAACGGGGAGAACCTCTCGTGGCCGAAGGCTTTTACGCAAACATGCTCAATCTGGGCAAAGGCATGATGGAAGCCTATCTCGGCCTCTGCCGCATCAAGTTCGAGCAGGGCGACATGCTGGAGCTCAGGCACCTTGTCCAATCCATGCGCGAAACCGATCCGCAACCATCGGAGAATCCGGCAGCTCGGACGGCATATGCATTCTGGGCCTCTTCCGGGGAGGCATCATGA